A single region of the Paraburkholderia megapolitana genome encodes:
- the glpK gene encoding glycerol kinase GlpK: MQDQYILALDQGTTSSRAMLFDRQGNIVSVAQKEFQQIYPRPGWVEHDPQEIWSTQAGVAAEAVTRAGLNGTSIAAIGITNQRETTIVWDRETGQPIYNAIVWQDRRTADFCDQLKAKGLEEKVRAKTGLPIDSYFSGTKIRWILDNVEGAREKAKQGKLAFGTVDTWLVWNFTKQGLHVTDVTNASRTMLFNIHTLKWDEELLEALDIPRSMLPEVRPSSEVYGQTVTTVFASKIPLAGIAGDQHAALFGQMCTQSGMVKNTYGTGCFLVMNTGDKPIESKNNLVTTIAWQIGDQINYALEGSIFIAGAVVQWLRDGLGIIKSAADIEKLAGSVAHSDGVYLVPAFAGLGAPHWNARARGTLFGVTRGTDSAHIARAALDSIAYQSLDVLKAMEADSGIRIAELRVDGGACANNLLMQFQADVLGVDVVRPQISETTALGAAYLAGLAVGYWKDVNELKDQWKLDHRFKASLAADDVKRHVHGWQRAVNAAKAWADAD, encoded by the coding sequence ATGCAGGATCAATACATCCTCGCGCTAGATCAGGGCACTACGAGCTCACGCGCAATGCTGTTCGACCGGCAAGGCAATATCGTGTCGGTCGCCCAGAAGGAATTCCAGCAGATCTATCCGCGTCCGGGCTGGGTCGAGCACGACCCGCAGGAAATCTGGTCGACCCAGGCAGGCGTCGCCGCCGAAGCCGTTACGCGCGCCGGTTTGAACGGCACCTCGATTGCCGCAATCGGCATCACGAACCAGCGCGAAACGACCATCGTCTGGGATCGCGAAACCGGACAACCGATCTACAACGCGATCGTCTGGCAGGACCGCCGTACCGCAGACTTTTGCGACCAGTTGAAAGCGAAAGGACTCGAAGAGAAGGTACGCGCCAAAACCGGCCTGCCGATCGACTCGTATTTCTCCGGGACCAAGATTCGCTGGATTCTCGACAACGTCGAAGGTGCCCGCGAAAAAGCGAAGCAAGGCAAGCTCGCGTTCGGCACGGTGGATACCTGGCTCGTGTGGAACTTCACGAAGCAGGGGCTCCACGTCACCGACGTCACCAACGCGTCGCGCACGATGCTCTTCAACATTCACACGCTGAAGTGGGACGAAGAACTGCTCGAAGCGCTCGACATTCCGCGCAGCATGCTGCCCGAAGTGCGTCCGTCGTCGGAGGTTTACGGGCAGACGGTGACCACCGTGTTCGCATCGAAGATTCCGCTGGCGGGTATCGCCGGCGATCAGCATGCGGCGCTGTTCGGCCAGATGTGCACGCAGTCGGGCATGGTGAAGAACACCTACGGCACCGGCTGCTTCCTCGTCATGAACACCGGCGACAAACCGATCGAATCGAAGAACAACCTGGTCACGACCATCGCGTGGCAGATCGGCGACCAGATCAACTACGCGCTTGAAGGCAGCATCTTTATCGCCGGCGCGGTGGTGCAGTGGCTGCGCGACGGGCTCGGGATCATCAAGAGCGCAGCGGATATCGAAAAGCTGGCAGGCAGCGTCGCGCATTCGGACGGCGTCTACCTGGTGCCGGCGTTCGCGGGCCTCGGTGCACCGCACTGGAACGCCCGTGCACGCGGCACGCTATTCGGCGTGACACGCGGAACGGACTCGGCACATATCGCACGCGCGGCGCTCGATTCGATCGCCTATCAGTCGCTCGATGTGCTGAAAGCCATGGAAGCCGATTCGGGCATCCGCATCGCGGAACTGCGCGTAGACGGCGGCGCCTGCGCCAATAACCTGCTGATGCAGTTCCAGGCAGACGTGCTCGGCGTCGATGTCGTGCGTCCGCAGATCAGCGAAACCACCGCGCTCGGCGCCGCCTATCTGGCCGGTCTCGCCGTGGGTTACTGGAAGGATGTGAACGAACTGAAGGATCAGTGGAAGCTCGATCATCGCTTCAAGGCATCGCTCGCCGCGGACGATGTGAAGCGCCACGTGCACGGCTGGCAGCGCGCGGTGAACGCTGCAAAAGCGTGGGCCGACGCTGATTGA
- a CDS encoding MIP/aquaporin family protein, giving the protein MSTITQQLARRQFIGELISEAIAVLIIIAFGDSVACMYVLYDPSPYVNAYWGVCMAWGLAVTIAIYVTGSISGTHANPAVTLALALFRGFSWRKVLPYWVAQVIGGVLGAVLVYTLYAPVIDHFNTLHHLTRADGGAAGVFFTHPGLAITPMHAFSDEVILTALLLFGIFAITEQFNEMAPKANVGALMIGFLVATLGASMGYLEAWAMNPARDFGPRLFAYFAGWGSSALPSPDNFWWIPIVAPLIGGVIGGGAYQLLIHPFLPARVRALQGEKTIEARAEQI; this is encoded by the coding sequence ATGTCAACCATCACTCAACAATTAGCGAGGCGTCAGTTCATAGGAGAACTGATCTCTGAGGCCATTGCGGTCCTGATCATCATCGCTTTCGGCGATTCGGTCGCGTGCATGTACGTGCTTTACGATCCGAGTCCCTATGTGAACGCCTATTGGGGCGTCTGTATGGCATGGGGGCTGGCGGTGACGATTGCGATCTACGTCACAGGCTCGATTTCAGGTACGCATGCGAATCCCGCGGTCACACTGGCACTGGCGCTGTTCCGCGGCTTCTCATGGCGCAAGGTGTTGCCGTACTGGGTCGCGCAGGTGATCGGCGGTGTGCTGGGCGCAGTCCTCGTCTACACGCTGTATGCGCCGGTAATCGACCACTTCAACACGCTGCATCATCTGACGCGCGCGGACGGCGGCGCAGCCGGCGTGTTCTTCACGCACCCGGGCCTCGCCATCACACCGATGCACGCGTTCTCCGACGAAGTGATCCTGACTGCGCTGCTGCTGTTCGGCATCTTTGCGATCACCGAGCAGTTCAACGAAATGGCGCCCAAGGCGAATGTCGGCGCGTTGATGATCGGCTTTCTCGTGGCAACACTCGGTGCGTCGATGGGATATCTCGAAGCGTGGGCGATGAACCCCGCTCGCGATTTCGGACCGCGTCTGTTCGCTTACTTTGCCGGTTGGGGTTCGTCCGCGCTGCCGTCGCCCGATAACTTCTGGTGGATTCCGATCGTTGCGCCGTTGATCGGCGGTGTGATTGGCGGCGGGGCTTATCAGTTGCTGATCCACCCGTTCCTGCCGGCGCGTGTGCGGGCGCTTCAGGGTGAAAAGACGATCGAAGCGCGTGCGGAGCAGATCTAA
- a CDS encoding HAD family hydrolase, translating into MIDHLICDCDGVLVDSEIIADRVMFDTLTALFPALDFKPVVKTAFGQQTSRFLAGVEASLNIKLPADFLETVERNTEVELARSLSPINGVREALHRITLPAAVVSNSHLARVTASVRRAGLSDVFAERIFSAEQVARPKPYPDVYLFAAQQLGVAPDRCVVVEDSIAGLNAASAAGMKTIAFVGASHIPSGYADVLRKIGITRIIERMDELPPLVEAGVRGEFGSAQS; encoded by the coding sequence ATGATCGACCATCTCATCTGTGACTGCGACGGCGTACTCGTCGACAGCGAAATCATTGCCGACCGCGTGATGTTCGACACGCTGACCGCGCTCTTTCCCGCGCTCGATTTCAAGCCGGTCGTCAAGACCGCCTTCGGCCAGCAGACCTCGCGCTTTCTCGCGGGCGTCGAAGCATCGTTGAATATCAAACTGCCCGCTGATTTCCTCGAAACCGTCGAGCGCAACACCGAAGTCGAACTCGCCAGGTCACTCAGTCCGATCAACGGTGTGCGCGAGGCGCTGCACCGGATAACGCTGCCGGCTGCCGTCGTATCGAACAGTCACCTCGCACGCGTGACCGCATCCGTGCGACGGGCGGGGCTCAGCGATGTGTTTGCGGAACGCATCTTCAGCGCCGAACAGGTCGCGCGACCGAAGCCCTACCCCGACGTTTATCTGTTCGCTGCGCAACAGCTCGGCGTTGCTCCCGATCGCTGCGTGGTCGTCGAGGACAGCATCGCCGGATTGAATGCGGCGAGCGCGGCGGGGATGAAAACGATTGCGTTCGTCGGTGCGAGTCATATTCCGTCGGGATACGCCGACGTGCTGCGCAAGATCGGTATCACGCGCATCATCGAGCGCATGGACGAGTTGCCCCCGCTCGTCGAAGCGGGCGTGCGCGGCGAGTTCGGCAGCGCGCAGTCTTAA
- the ribB gene encoding 3,4-dihydroxy-2-butanone-4-phosphate synthase — MSLATAVSAVSAVSSIAAFPAPTTIAPDAFADLPQLVLEPVPPRIAAALQAMRDGRAVVLQDDHDRENEADLIVSAERLSVETMALLIRECSGIVCLCLPDEKIRALELPPMSINNESRHGTAFTVSIEARDGVTTGVSAVDRVTTIRAAIARHAQPADIVRPGHVFPLRAMPGGVLARRGHTEGTVDLAILAGLQPAGVLCELMNEDGTMTRGAEVERFAAKHNLPILTIAELVEFRTALAAAREYCEDCA; from the coding sequence ATGTCTCTTGCTACTGCTGTTTCCGCTGTTTCCGCGGTTTCTTCCATTGCTGCCTTTCCAGCACCCACGACGATCGCCCCCGATGCGTTCGCCGATCTTCCTCAACTCGTTTTAGAACCTGTGCCCCCACGTATCGCCGCCGCATTGCAGGCGATGCGCGACGGTCGCGCGGTCGTGTTGCAGGACGATCACGATCGCGAGAACGAAGCCGATCTGATCGTGTCCGCCGAACGCCTGAGCGTCGAAACCATGGCACTGCTGATCCGCGAATGCAGCGGCATCGTGTGCCTGTGTCTGCCCGACGAGAAAATCCGCGCGCTCGAATTGCCGCCGATGTCGATCAACAACGAGAGTCGTCACGGCACGGCGTTCACGGTATCGATCGAAGCACGCGATGGCGTGACGACCGGCGTATCGGCTGTCGATCGCGTGACGACGATACGCGCCGCAATCGCCAGGCACGCACAACCCGCCGACATCGTTCGACCGGGGCACGTGTTTCCGTTGCGTGCAATGCCGGGCGGCGTGCTGGCGCGGCGCGGCCATACCGAAGGGACCGTCGATCTCGCGATCCTTGCGGGCCTGCAACCGGCCGGCGTGCTATGCGAACTGATGAACGAGGATGGCACGATGACGCGCGGCGCGGAGGTCGAACGCTTCGCGGCGAAACACAATCTGCCGATCCTGACGATCGCCGAGCTGGTTGAATTCCGCACGGCGCTGGCAGCCGCACGCGAGTATTGCGAAGACTGCGCCTGA
- a CDS encoding helix-turn-helix domain-containing protein, giving the protein MHSPLALVRDPAAEAAALSAHQGTHFVHDGSRSNESFDTLEHLVGVNLARLRAERQLSLDALARASGVSRAMLAQIESARSVPSIKVLCKVAAALKVSVSAFLRRHALNGFEHLPADRAARVVSADGRYSARSLYPDAEPAAAEFHELRIAPLHTEPGTRRAPGTTVNLVVSEGTLEVSVHEQRQLLATGDAIVFDADQPYSLRNPGDTEARAFRVTLNAETPPRWDVPPETLRHAAERVADAGR; this is encoded by the coding sequence ATGCATTCCCCGCTTGCGCTGGTTCGCGATCCCGCGGCTGAGGCCGCAGCCCTGTCCGCTCATCAGGGTACGCATTTCGTTCATGACGGTTCGCGCAGCAACGAATCGTTCGATACGCTCGAGCATCTCGTCGGTGTGAATCTCGCGCGATTGCGCGCAGAACGGCAACTGTCGCTCGATGCGCTGGCGCGTGCATCCGGTGTGTCCCGCGCGATGCTCGCGCAGATCGAATCGGCGCGCAGCGTGCCGTCGATCAAGGTGCTCTGCAAGGTCGCAGCTGCACTGAAGGTGTCGGTGTCCGCGTTTCTGCGACGGCACGCGCTGAACGGTTTCGAACATCTTCCCGCCGATCGCGCGGCTCGCGTCGTCAGTGCGGATGGCCGCTATTCGGCGCGCTCGCTGTACCCCGATGCAGAGCCCGCCGCCGCCGAGTTTCACGAATTGCGTATTGCACCGCTGCACACGGAACCCGGCACGCGCCGCGCGCCAGGTACGACGGTCAACCTCGTAGTCAGCGAAGGCACGCTCGAAGTGAGCGTGCACGAGCAGCGACAGTTGCTCGCCACTGGCGACGCAATCGTCTTCGATGCGGACCAGCCGTACAGCCTGCGCAATCCCGGCGACACCGAAGCACGCGCGTTTCGCGTGACGCTCAATGCGGAAACGCCGCCGCGCTGGGACGTGCCGCCCGAAACGCTGCGGCATGCGGCGGAACGTGTGGCCGACGCGGGCCGGTGA